In Symmachiella dynata, the following are encoded in one genomic region:
- the folD gene encoding bifunctional methylenetetrahydrofolate dehydrogenase/methenyltetrahydrofolate cyclohydrolase FolD, protein MPAHIIDGKALAEKLRVEIASDVSTFVNETGVTPHLAAVLVGDDPASAVYVRNKERACANVGIGSTLHRLASETTQAELLELIHQLNADDSVHGILVQLPLPAQIHEKAVLDAVSALKDVDAFHPENVGLIVQGRPRFLPCTPCGVQQMLIHQGVQTAGAHAVVIGRSEIVGKPLVNMLMQKGEAANATVTVCHSRTRDLNDITRQADILIAAIGLPLFVKADMVKPGAAVIDVGINRLDGKLVGDVDFDQVREVAGAISPVPGGVGPMTITMLLRNTLTAATLLRKTS, encoded by the coding sequence GTGCCAGCTCACATCATTGACGGCAAGGCGTTGGCTGAAAAATTGCGGGTGGAGATCGCCAGCGACGTTTCCACCTTCGTCAACGAAACCGGAGTCACGCCTCATTTGGCAGCGGTACTGGTGGGAGACGATCCGGCGAGCGCCGTCTATGTTCGCAACAAGGAACGCGCCTGCGCCAACGTCGGAATCGGCAGCACGTTGCATCGGCTTGCATCGGAAACGACACAGGCCGAATTGTTGGAGTTGATTCATCAACTCAATGCAGACGACAGCGTACACGGAATTTTGGTGCAGTTGCCTTTACCTGCTCAAATTCATGAAAAAGCGGTCCTCGACGCAGTTTCTGCCCTGAAGGACGTCGATGCGTTTCACCCCGAAAATGTCGGATTGATCGTGCAAGGCCGTCCACGCTTTTTGCCCTGCACGCCGTGCGGCGTCCAACAGATGTTGATTCATCAAGGCGTTCAGACCGCTGGCGCGCATGCGGTCGTAATCGGACGGAGCGAAATTGTCGGCAAACCGTTGGTCAACATGCTGATGCAAAAAGGCGAAGCCGCCAACGCCACCGTGACCGTCTGCCACAGTCGGACACGCGACCTGAACGACATCACACGTCAGGCGGATATTTTGATTGCTGCGATCGGTTTGCCGCTATTTGTGAAGGCCGACATGGTCAAGCCCGGTGCGGCGGTCATAGACGTGGGGATCAATCGGCTGGACGGCAAATTGGTCGGAGATGTCGATTTTGATCAAGTCCGCGAAGTCGCCGGGGCGATTAGTCCTGTTCCGGGCGGAGTCGGACCGATGACGATAACAATGTTGCTGCGCAATACTTTGACGGCTGCAACCTTATTGAGAAAAACGAGTTGA
- the glgX gene encoding glycogen debranching protein GlgX — protein sequence MAVDQNIREKLFQVIDSNFSISRGSPMPLGPTLQRHGINFAVFSKHATGVTLVLFVPGEMEPIAEFPLDPHYNRTGQVWHAFVSGVDVGIQYGYRMQGPHDHIHKFDYDQVLLDPYARSVSGSSRWGSRHDIDHHHDPLAEGGEVHGQHSVVVDGEFDWEFDQPLNRPLWETIIYEMHVRGMTANENSGVKHPGTFRGLIDKIPYLKDLGITAIELLPINEFDESGNWRRNPLTGERLFDYWGYNSIAFFAAKAAYASDNGVGAEVNEFKTMVKAMHDSGIEVILDIVFNHTSEGDERGRTLSFRGIDNSVYYMIDPKTGRHYNYSGCGNTMNCNHPVVRDMILDSLRYWVTEMHVDGFRFDLASILGRGQDGSVLPNPPLLERIAADPVLANTKIIAEAWDAGGLYQVGTFPAWGRWAEWNGKFRDDIRSFVKSDPGAVASLATRLSGSADLYQGSGRAPYHSINFVTSHDGFTMSDLVSYNTKHNESNGERGADGDNDNHSWNCGEEGPTKSAEINKLRRQQVKNMATLLMLSHGVPMLLAGDEFGRTQNGNNNAYCQDNTTSWVDWSLAKKNKDLLEFFQRLIQFRRRNTIFQRRTFGDDGITIAWHGKHLNQPDWSWESRSLAMRMFENQGTENSTDIYLIAHAHWVPAAFELPALPSGRKWYRFIDTSCGKDSIADVDCEIPLSDQCSYNVFPRSTVLLIAKDIETQPLPSSN from the coding sequence ATGGCTGTCGACCAAAATATTCGTGAAAAATTGTTTCAGGTCATTGATAGTAATTTCTCCATCTCTCGTGGATCGCCCATGCCGTTGGGGCCGACATTGCAGCGGCACGGCATCAACTTTGCCGTTTTCTCAAAACACGCCACCGGTGTGACGTTGGTGTTGTTCGTGCCGGGCGAAATGGAGCCGATCGCGGAGTTTCCGCTCGATCCGCACTACAACCGCACCGGTCAAGTGTGGCACGCCTTTGTGAGCGGCGTCGATGTGGGGATCCAATACGGTTACCGCATGCAGGGACCACACGACCACATCCACAAATTCGACTACGATCAGGTGTTGCTCGATCCCTATGCCCGTTCGGTGTCGGGAAGTTCCCGTTGGGGGTCACGGCACGACATCGACCATCATCACGATCCGCTTGCCGAAGGGGGCGAAGTTCACGGCCAGCATTCGGTCGTGGTCGACGGTGAATTCGATTGGGAATTCGACCAACCGCTCAATCGACCGTTGTGGGAAACGATTATCTACGAAATGCACGTGCGGGGCATGACGGCGAATGAGAATTCGGGCGTGAAACATCCCGGCACGTTTCGGGGACTGATCGACAAAATCCCGTATTTAAAGGATTTGGGGATCACCGCCATCGAACTGCTCCCCATCAACGAGTTTGATGAATCGGGAAATTGGCGCCGCAATCCGCTGACGGGCGAACGATTGTTCGACTATTGGGGCTACAACTCGATTGCCTTCTTCGCCGCCAAAGCCGCGTATGCATCGGACAACGGCGTCGGCGCTGAAGTGAATGAATTTAAAACGATGGTCAAGGCGATGCACGATTCGGGCATCGAGGTCATCCTGGATATCGTGTTCAATCACACGTCTGAGGGAGACGAGCGGGGACGAACGTTGTCGTTTCGCGGCATCGACAACTCGGTCTATTACATGATCGATCCCAAGACGGGACGGCACTACAACTATTCTGGTTGCGGCAACACGATGAACTGCAATCACCCGGTCGTCCGAGACATGATTTTGGACAGCCTACGGTACTGGGTGACGGAAATGCACGTCGACGGGTTCCGCTTCGACTTGGCCTCGATTTTAGGGCGGGGACAGGATGGTTCGGTCTTGCCCAACCCGCCGTTGTTGGAACGCATCGCCGCTGATCCCGTGTTGGCAAATACGAAAATCATTGCCGAGGCTTGGGACGCCGGCGGGCTCTATCAGGTCGGGACGTTTCCCGCCTGGGGCCGCTGGGCGGAATGGAACGGGAAATTCCGCGATGACATCCGCTCGTTTGTAAAAAGCGATCCCGGTGCGGTGGCCTCATTGGCCACCCGTTTGTCCGGTTCGGCCGATTTGTATCAAGGCAGCGGTCGTGCGCCGTATCACAGTATCAATTTCGTCACCAGCCACGATGGCTTCACGATGTCGGACTTGGTTTCCTACAACACGAAGCACAATGAATCCAACGGCGAACGCGGCGCCGATGGCGACAACGACAACCACAGTTGGAATTGCGGCGAAGAAGGACCGACGAAATCGGCGGAGATCAATAAACTCCGCAGGCAGCAGGTCAAAAACATGGCGACCCTGCTGATGTTGTCGCACGGGGTACCCATGCTGCTGGCGGGCGATGAATTCGGTCGCACGCAGAACGGAAATAACAATGCTTATTGCCAAGACAACACCACATCGTGGGTGGATTGGTCGTTGGCGAAAAAGAACAAGGACTTGTTAGAGTTCTTCCAACGACTGATTCAGTTTCGTCGCCGCAATACAATTTTTCAGCGGAGGACATTCGGCGACGATGGCATCACGATTGCTTGGCACGGAAAGCATTTGAACCAGCCCGATTGGTCCTGGGAGTCGCGGAGCTTGGCGATGCGGATGTTCGAAAATCAAGGCACCGAAAACTCGACCGATATTTATCTCATCGCCCACGCACATTGGGTACCGGCAGCATTTGAGCTCCCGGCATTGCCCAGTGGTCGCAAATGGTACCGATTTATTGACACTTCGTGTGGCAAGGACTCAATCGCCGATGTGGATTGTGAAATTCCGCTCTCGGATCAATGCAGCTACAATGTGTTTCCGCGGTCCACTGTTTTGTTGATCGCCAAAGATATCGAAACCCAGCCGTTGCCCTCATCCAATTAG